TGCGGTGGTCGATGGTGAGCACCGCGCCGACGCGGCGGCGGGTGCACTTCGCGCGGGCGGCGACGGCCACCGCGATGCCGAGGAAGTAGTCGTCCCAGCCGGGGACGGCCCGGGCCCCGTCCCTCGTGGGCCCGACGGGCTGGACGGGCTCGGTGGCGGTCATGGGAGCACAGACTGCCCGATCTCGCCCGGGTTGTAGGCGACTTCCCAGCGGAAGCCGTCGGGGTCGGCGAAGTAGCCGGTGTAGCCGCCCCACTCGCGCTGGACCGCCTCGCCGACCACCGTGGCACCAGCGGCCCGCGCCTGCTCGAGGACGGTGTCGACCCCCTGCGTGGTGGCGAGGTTGTGGGCGAGCGTGATGGGAGGTACGCCGCCGCGCGCCGGCGCGTGGCCGACCTCGGCGACGAACGCCTGCTCGACCCAGAGGCTGAGGACCACCTTGTCGGCGACCCGGATCATGATCACCTCACCGGGCACGTCGAGCTCGGGCTCCCAGCCCAGCCCAGCGACGTAGAAGCGCCGGGTGGCGTCGAGGTCGGCCACGACGAGCGTGATGAAGCTGACGCGCTGGTCCATGTCACTGCTCCGTGCCGGGCTGGTCGGGCTGGGCGGGCCGGGCGGCGAGACGGACCCGCTGGCGACCCATGGCGTCGAAGTTGCGGTCGTCGAGCCAGTCGTCGAGGGCCTGCCTGACCCGCGGCCACTCGAGGTCGGTGATGGAGAACCAGTCGGTGTCGCGGTTGCGGCCCTTGTAGACGAGGGCGTTGCGGAACCGGCCCTCCCAGATGAAGCCCAGCCGGATCGCGGCGCGCCGCGACGCCCCGTTGAGGCTGTCGCACTTCCACTCGTAGCGGCGGTAGCCGAGGTCGTCGAACACGTGCCGCATCAGCAGCGTCATCGCCTCGGTCGCGGCCCGGCTGCGCTGCAGCTGCTTGCCGAAGGCGATCCCGCCGACCTCGACGGACCCCATCTCCGGGTCGATCCGCATCAGCGAGCAGAAGCCGGCGGCGCGGCCGGTCTCCACGGGCACGATGGCGTACATCACCTGGCCGGGGTCGCTCGCGCCGTGCTCGACGATCGCGGCCATCCCGTCGCGGTCGCGGGGCCGTTCCCAGAAGACGTAGGTCCAGATCGGGTCGTCGTCCTCGCCGCAGACGGCGGAGACGAGGTCGTCGACGTGCTGGGGCCCGATCGGCTCGAGGCGGACTCCCCTGCCCTCGAGCGCGACTCGCTGCGGCGGCGGGACCGGTCGCCAGTCGACGGGGCGGCCGATGCGCTGTCTGTGGGCGTTCTGCGTCATCGCAGCGCCTCCGCCACGGCCGCGACGCCGCGCTCGACCTCGTCGTACGACGTGGACAGCGGGGAGAGGCCGATGCGCAGGCCACCGGGGTCGCGGTAGTCGGGGATCACGTCCTGCTCCCACAGCCGGGCGGTCACCTCGCGCATCCGCTCGTGGTGCAGGGTGACGTGGCCGCCGCGCTGCGCCGGGTCGCGCGGGGACGCGAGGGTGACCTCGGGCAGCATCGCGTCTGCGAGCTCGACGGCGTACGACGTCAGCGCGACGGACTTGGCGCGGATCGCCTCGAGGCCCGCCTCCTCGACGAGCTCGAGCATCGCCTGCATGGCGACCATGCCGAGGATCGGCGGCGTGCCGGAGATGAAGCGGCGGATGCCGGCCGCCGGGGTGTAGCCCGGACCCATCCGGAACGGGTCGGCGTGACCCATCCACCCCTGGATCGGCTGCGTCAGCTCACCCTGCAGTCGGGCGTTGACGTAGCCGAAGGCGGGCGAGCCGGGCCCTCCGTTGAGGTACTTGTAGGTGCAGCCGACGGCCAGGTCGACGTCCCAGGCGTCGAGCGCCGTCGGGACCGCCCCGGCCGAGTGGCACAGGTCCCACAGCACGAGCGCGCCGGCGTCGTGGGCGATCCGGGTGAGCTCGGGGGCGTCGGCGAGCCAGGCCGAGCGGTAGGCGACGTGGTTGAGGACCACCAGGGCGGTGCGCTCCCCGACGGCCTCACGGAGCTGGTCGGCGGTGACACCGGTGGAGGTGTCGACCTCGATCCAGCGCAGGCTCAGCCCACGCTCGGCCGCGATGCCCTCCGCGACGTAGCGGTCGGTGGGGAAGTTGTCGGTGTCGATGACGATCTCGGTGCGGCCGGGCTCCGTGCGGGCGACGTGGTCGACCGCGGCGCGCATCAGCTTGTAGAGCCACACCGTGGTGGAGTCGCCGACCGCCGTCTGGCCCGGCGCCGCCCCGAGGCAGATGCGCGCGAGGTCGTCGCCGAGCGTGGTCGGCAGGTCCATCCAGCGCTCGTCCCACCCCCGGATCAGCCGCCCGCCCCACTCGTCGCGGACGAACGCGGCCAGCCGGTCGGCCGTCGCGGCGACGGGGCGTCCCAGGGAGTTGCCGTCGAAGTAGACGAGCTCGGACTCGGCGCCGGCGAAGCGCTCGCGGAAGTGGGCGAGCGGGTCGGCGGCGTCGAGCGCTGCTGCGGTGCGCGGAGGTGCGGTGGTCACGACCGCAACCTATCCGCCGTCAGTAGCAGACGGCCCCGTGGGCGGCGGACTGCACCACCTTGCGGTACTTGCCCAGCACGCCGCGGGTGTACTTCGGCGGGAGCGGCTCCCAGCCCTCGGCGCGCGTGGCCAGCTCGGCCTCGTCGACGTGCACGTCGAGGGTCATGCTGGCCACGTCGAGGGTGATCTGGTCACCGTCGCGCAGGAACGCGATCGGGCCGCCGTCGCTGGCCTCGGGCGCGATGTGGCCCACGCAGAGCCCGGTCGTACCTCCGGAGAACCTGCCGTCGGTGATCAGCAGGACGTCCTTGCCGAGTCCGGCGCCCTTGATCGCGCCGGTGATGGCCAGCATCTCGCGCATGCCCGGTCCGCCCTTGGGACCCTCGTAGCGGATCACGACGACGTCGCCGGCCTTGATCGCGCCCTCGCCGAGGGCGTCGAGCGCCTTGCGCTCACCGTCGAAGACGCGCGCGGTGCCGGTGAAGGTGGAGTCGTCGAAGCCGGCGCTCTTGACCACGGCACCCTCGGGGGCGAGCGTGCCCTTGAGGATCGTGAGACCGCCGGTGGCGTGGATGGGGCGGTCGAGCTGGCGCAGGATCTCGCCGTCGAGCGGCTTGGGGTCGAGGTCGGCGAGGTTCTCCGCCATCGTCTTGCCGGTGCAGGTGAGCACGTCGCCGTTCAGGTGACCGGCGTCGAGCAGGGCGCGCAGCAGCACGGGGATGCCGCCGACGCGGTCGAAGTCGGTCCACACGAAGCGGCCGAACGGCTTCATGTCGGCCAGGTGCGGGACCGTCCTGCCGATGCGGGTGAAGTCGTCGATGGTGAGGTCGACCTCCGCCTCGCGGGCGATCGCCAGCAGGTGCAGGACGGCATTGGTCGAGCCGCCGAGGGCCATCGCCATCGCGATCGCGTTCTCGAAGGCGGGTCGGGTCATGATCTGGCGGGCGGTGATGCCCTGGCGCAGCATCCCGACGACGGCCTCGCCGGACTTGTGGGCGAACCCGTCGCGGCGACGGTCCACGGCCGGCGGGGAGGACGAGCCGGGCAGCGACATGCCGAGCGCCTCGGCGACGCTGGCCATGGTGTTGGCGGTGTACGCCCCGCCGCAGGCGCCCTCGCCGGGACAGATCGCGCGCTCGATCTCGTCGACCTTCTCCCGGCTGATCTTGCCTGCCAGGCACGCGCCGACCGCCTCGAAGGCGTCGATGATCGTCACGTCCTTGCCGTCGACCTGGCCGGGCATGATCGTGCCGGCGTAGAGGAAGACGCTGGCCAGGTCGAGCCGGGCGGCGGCCATCAGCATGCCGGGCAGCGACTTGTCGCAGCCGGCGAGGAGGACCGAGCCGTCGAGGCGCTCGGCCATCATCACGGTCTCGACCGAGTCCGCGATGACCTCGCGGCTGACGAGGGAGAAGTGCATCCCCTCGTGGCCCATCGAGATGCCGTCGGAGACCGAGATGGTGCCGAACTCGAGCGGGAAGCCACCGGCCGCGTGCACGCCGTTCTTCACCGCCTTGGCGAGGCGGTCGAGCGAGAGGTTGCAGGGGGTGATCTCGTTCCAGCTGGAGGCCACACCGATCTGCGGCTTCTCCCAGTCGTCGTCACCCATGCCCACCGCGCGGAGCATCCCCCGCGCAGCAGTGGCCTCGAGGCCGTCGGTGACGTCGCGGCTCCGGGGCTTGATGTCGGGACCGTTGGCTGCGTGCGTCATGCGGTCAGGCTAGTCGGGGCCACTCCCCTGCTGAGTCGTGTCTCATCCGGGTCACGCTGCCGGGTGCCTGCGGCGTTGCTCGAGGAGCTCGTCGCGTCGCTCGTCGCGGTGCTCGGCCTCGGCCGCGAGCTGGCGCAGCGAGGGATGGTCGTCCGGGGTGCCCCACATCAACCGCTCCAGACGGCGCAGCCACCGGCTGGTCCGGCAGCGGACCATCGGGTCGCGCCTGACCCGCGACCGGTCGACCCAGTTCCACAGCTCCATGCTCGAACGCAACCCTGCCGGCGCCCACCACCCGTTGACCCGTAGGTCGACGTGCGCCGGGAACCGGCTCCCACCATGCCGGCGGGCACCGTCGTCGCGCATCGGCTCGACCTCCTCCCCGCTGTCCACGGCGACGTACCGCTCCCGCAGCCCCGCCCTCCGCACCATCGCGTGCAGCACGCTCGCGCGAGGGCTCGTGCGTCCGGTCTCCCACCGCGCCACCACCGACTGCGACACCTCCAACAGCCCGGCCAGCCCTCGCTGCGACACGTCCAGGATCCGCCGGACCCGGCGCACCATCCCCGGGATCCCGCCCTCGAACGGCCCCAGGTCGTACCACTGCCACTCCGCCTCACCCCACCACCCAGCCGGTTCACCCACCCCGGCCGCCGCCACTGCCGCCGCCGCCGTTGCCGTCGTCGTACCGCCCATCGCCTGCTCCTCGCCCTGTGCGCCGGTGTCGTCCAGCCATCACAGACCGAGCCGCCGACACGGTGGCCGCGCTCTCCACAGCA
This genomic stretch from Nocardioides renjunii harbors:
- a CDS encoding helix-turn-helix domain-containing protein — encoded protein: MGGTTTATAAAAVAAAGVGEPAGWWGEAEWQWYDLGPFEGGIPGMVRRVRRILDVSQRGLAGLLEVSQSVVARWETGRTSPRASVLHAMVRRAGLRERYVAVDSGEEVEPMRDDGARRHGGSRFPAHVDLRVNGWWAPAGLRSSMELWNWVDRSRVRRDPMVRCRTSRWLRRLERLMWGTPDDHPSLRQLAAEAEHRDERRDELLEQRRRHPAA
- a CDS encoding GNAT family N-acetyltransferase, which produces MTQNAHRQRIGRPVDWRPVPPPQRVALEGRGVRLEPIGPQHVDDLVSAVCGEDDDPIWTYVFWERPRDRDGMAAIVEHGASDPGQVMYAIVPVETGRAAGFCSLMRIDPEMGSVEVGGIAFGKQLQRSRAATEAMTLLMRHVFDDLGYRRYEWKCDSLNGASRRAAIRLGFIWEGRFRNALVYKGRNRDTDWFSITDLEWPRVRQALDDWLDDRNFDAMGRQRVRLAARPAQPDQPGTEQ
- the kynU gene encoding kynureninase → MTTAPPRTAAALDAADPLAHFRERFAGAESELVYFDGNSLGRPVAATADRLAAFVRDEWGGRLIRGWDERWMDLPTTLGDDLARICLGAAPGQTAVGDSTTVWLYKLMRAAVDHVARTEPGRTEIVIDTDNFPTDRYVAEGIAAERGLSLRWIEVDTSTGVTADQLREAVGERTALVVLNHVAYRSAWLADAPELTRIAHDAGALVLWDLCHSAGAVPTALDAWDVDLAVGCTYKYLNGGPGSPAFGYVNARLQGELTQPIQGWMGHADPFRMGPGYTPAAGIRRFISGTPPILGMVAMQAMLELVEEAGLEAIRAKSVALTSYAVELADAMLPEVTLASPRDPAQRGGHVTLHHERMREVTARLWEQDVIPDYRDPGGLRIGLSPLSTSYDEVERGVAAVAEALR
- the ilvD gene encoding dihydroxy-acid dehydratase; this translates as MTHAANGPDIKPRSRDVTDGLEATAARGMLRAVGMGDDDWEKPQIGVASSWNEITPCNLSLDRLAKAVKNGVHAAGGFPLEFGTISVSDGISMGHEGMHFSLVSREVIADSVETVMMAERLDGSVLLAGCDKSLPGMLMAAARLDLASVFLYAGTIMPGQVDGKDVTIIDAFEAVGACLAGKISREKVDEIERAICPGEGACGGAYTANTMASVAEALGMSLPGSSSPPAVDRRRDGFAHKSGEAVVGMLRQGITARQIMTRPAFENAIAMAMALGGSTNAVLHLLAIAREAEVDLTIDDFTRIGRTVPHLADMKPFGRFVWTDFDRVGGIPVLLRALLDAGHLNGDVLTCTGKTMAENLADLDPKPLDGEILRQLDRPIHATGGLTILKGTLAPEGAVVKSAGFDDSTFTGTARVFDGERKALDALGEGAIKAGDVVVIRYEGPKGGPGMREMLAITGAIKGAGLGKDVLLITDGRFSGGTTGLCVGHIAPEASDGGPIAFLRDGDQITLDVASMTLDVHVDEAELATRAEGWEPLPPKYTRGVLGKYRKVVQSAAHGAVCY
- a CDS encoding VOC family protein, translated to MDQRVSFITLVVADLDATRRFYVAGLGWEPELDVPGEVIMIRVADKVVLSLWVEQAFVAEVGHAPARGGVPPITLAHNLATTQGVDTVLEQARAAGATVVGEAVQREWGGYTGYFADPDGFRWEVAYNPGEIGQSVLP